In Alteracholeplasma palmae J233, a single genomic region encodes these proteins:
- the xylA gene encoding xylose isomerase: MTIEELKKHSKIKYEGPKSKNELAFKFYNPEEVINGKTMKEHLKFAMSYWHTLCAEGTDPFGQPTSDKKFGGKTALEIYKNKAEFGFLFMDLLDLEYFCFHDVDMAPEGKNLKESFENFDIMVSYIKELQKKYNKKLLWGTANNFTNKMFMTGAATSPNADVFAIAAAKIKKAIDATYELGGTGYVFWGGREGYETLLNTKMDVELNNLATMLKISRDYGRKIGFKGDFYIEPKPKEPTKHQYDFDSATTIGFLRKNDLLKDFRLNIEANHATLAGHTFQHEIATARIEGVFGSIDANEGDLLLGWDTDQFPFNVYDATLCMYEVLKAGGFTDGGLNFDAKTRRPSNTVEDLLLAYIHGMDTYALGLRKAVELIEDERLDNFKENRYQSFNTEFGQKILNNKITLEELTEHALKNQEPDVKSGKQEYLEMIVNQILFRG, translated from the coding sequence ATGACAATAGAAGAATTGAAAAAACATTCAAAAATTAAGTATGAAGGTCCAAAAAGTAAAAACGAATTAGCATTCAAGTTTTACAACCCAGAAGAAGTAATTAATGGGAAAACTATGAAAGAACACTTAAAATTTGCAATGAGCTACTGGCATACTTTATGTGCTGAAGGAACAGATCCATTTGGACAACCAACCTCTGATAAAAAATTTGGTGGGAAAACAGCATTAGAAATTTATAAAAACAAAGCTGAATTTGGATTCTTATTTATGGATTTACTAGATTTAGAATACTTCTGTTTCCATGATGTCGATATGGCACCTGAAGGAAAAAATTTAAAAGAAAGTTTTGAAAATTTTGATATCATGGTAAGTTACATTAAAGAACTTCAAAAGAAATATAATAAAAAATTACTTTGGGGGACTGCAAATAACTTTACTAATAAAATGTTTATGACAGGAGCAGCAACCAGTCCGAATGCAGATGTTTTTGCCATAGCAGCAGCTAAGATAAAAAAAGCAATTGATGCTACATATGAACTTGGTGGTACAGGTTATGTATTCTGGGGTGGTAGAGAAGGTTATGAAACACTCCTTAATACTAAAATGGATGTTGAGCTAAATAACTTAGCAACTATGCTAAAAATATCTAGAGATTACGGTAGAAAAATCGGTTTCAAAGGAGATTTCTATATAGAGCCGAAACCAAAAGAACCTACAAAACATCAATATGATTTTGACTCAGCAACCACTATCGGATTTTTAAGAAAAAATGATTTATTAAAAGATTTTAGATTAAACATTGAAGCGAACCACGCTACATTAGCTGGACATACTTTCCAACATGAAATCGCAACTGCTCGTATTGAAGGTGTATTTGGATCGATAGATGCTAATGAAGGTGATTTATTATTAGGGTGGGACACTGACCAATTCCCATTTAATGTATATGATGCGACTTTATGTATGTATGAAGTTTTAAAAGCTGGCGGATTTACTGATGGTGGATTAAACTTTGATGCTAAAACAAGAAGACCATCTAATACAGTAGAAGACTTATTACTTGCCTATATTCACGGAATGGATACTTATGCATTAGGATTAAGAAAAGCTGTTGAACTTATTGAAGATGAAAGATTAGATAATTTTAAAGAAAACAGATATCAATCATTTAATACTGAATTTGGACAAAAAATTCTAAATAACAAAATTACATTAGAAGAATTAACAGAACATGCATTAAAAAATCAAGAACCAGATGTGAAAAGTGGTAAACAAGAATACCTTGAGATGATTGTTAATCAAATTCTTTTTAGAGGCTAG
- the xylB gene encoding xylulokinase, translating into MYLGIDLGTSSVKLVLTDNDGLVLGVVSRNYSVNYVCQTSEQNPLDWFEGFNDCIKELSRTNDLKKVRALSFSGQMHGLVLVDKNGDIIRPAILWNDNRSVKENHYLNEVITKEKLIEYTENISFPGFTASKLLWVKNNEPDNFKKIYKVLLPKDYLAYKITGVYATDTTDASGTLYYDVKNKQWSKKMLDILGIKEEILPKVYEPETVIGYPLDDKYLSKNTKVSIGGADNAIGAVGTNTVLEDEVNLSLGTSGVVLSVSNNLPKDKVPGIHRFTHVGGRYYQMGVVLSATASLKWFQETILEDNYKKMDLIIDGPKNNIIFHPYLMGERGTINDVDAKGLFYGFDLSTKRDDLTKAVIEGISFSIKDCLLAMKLDKVKRFRIIGGGTKSESWIRLLATILNAPIETIKLNEGGAFGAAIVAMIADGKYKNYEDTSNLVTTDKIYYPIIEDVKYYIDKYNEYKLLYHKIK; encoded by the coding sequence ATGTATTTAGGAATAGATTTAGGAACATCATCTGTTAAATTAGTACTTACAGATAATGATGGACTAGTTTTAGGGGTAGTTTCTAGAAATTATTCTGTAAACTATGTATGTCAAACATCTGAACAAAATCCATTGGACTGGTTTGAGGGATTTAACGATTGTATTAAAGAATTATCAAGAACAAATGATTTAAAAAAAGTGAGAGCTCTTAGTTTTTCTGGGCAAATGCATGGTTTAGTTTTAGTTGATAAAAATGGAGATATTATTAGACCGGCTATTTTATGGAATGATAATAGAAGTGTTAAAGAAAATCATTATTTAAATGAAGTTATTACAAAAGAAAAATTAATTGAATATACTGAAAATATTTCTTTTCCTGGTTTTACTGCATCTAAATTATTGTGGGTTAAAAATAATGAACCTGATAACTTTAAGAAAATATATAAAGTATTATTACCAAAAGATTATCTAGCATACAAAATAACAGGCGTTTACGCAACAGATACAACAGATGCCTCTGGAACTTTATATTATGATGTTAAGAATAAACAATGGTCTAAAAAGATGCTAGATATACTGGGAATAAAAGAAGAAATATTACCCAAAGTATATGAACCAGAAACTGTTATTGGTTATCCATTAGATGATAAATATTTAAGTAAAAATACTAAAGTTTCTATCGGTGGTGCAGATAATGCCATTGGAGCTGTTGGCACTAATACTGTGCTAGAAGATGAAGTTAATTTATCTTTAGGAACTAGTGGTGTTGTCTTATCTGTTTCTAATAATTTGCCAAAAGATAAGGTTCCTGGAATTCATAGATTCACACATGTTGGAGGAAGATATTATCAGATGGGTGTTGTCTTATCGGCAACAGCCTCTTTAAAATGGTTTCAAGAAACAATTCTGGAAGATAATTATAAAAAGATGGATTTAATTATTGATGGACCTAAGAATAATATTATTTTTCATCCATATTTGATGGGAGAAAGAGGGACTATCAATGATGTAGATGCTAAAGGGTTATTTTATGGATTTGATCTTTCAACTAAAAGAGATGATTTAACAAAAGCAGTTATTGAAGGTATTTCATTTTCAATTAAAGACTGTTTGCTTGCTATGAAACTAGATAAGGTTAAAAGATTTAGAATTATTGGTGGAGGAACTAAATCAGAAAGTTGGATCAGACTATTAGCAACTATTTTAAATGCACCAATTGAAACTATAAAGCTTAATGAGGGTGGAGCGTTTGGAGCAGCAATAGTAGCGATGATTGCTGATGGAAAATATAAAAATTATGAAGATACAAGCAATCTTGTTACAACTGATAAAATCTATTATCCAATTATAGAAGATGTTAAATACTATATTGACAAGTATAATGAGTATAAACTGCTATATCATAAAATTAAATAG
- the adhE gene encoding bifunctional acetaldehyde-CoA/alcohol dehydrogenase translates to MQEKDLSLKDTIDSLVLKGKKALDLYYDLTQEDVDHIVAKVSVSAIDAHGILAKVAIDETKRGVFEDKATKNLFSVEYVINHMRHLKTVGIISEDKVTGITLVADPVGVICAITPVTNPTSTTIFKSLIALKTRNPIIFAFHPNAQKSSMLAAKIVYEAALEAGAPKNCIQWIETPSMEATSLLMNHKDIATILATGGNAMVKAAYSCGKPALGVGAGNVPAYIEKTALLKQAVNDVVMSKAFDNGMICASEQALIIDKEVYKETVQLLERYGVYFLNNEEKTKIEKFAFSKEQKLNPDIVGKSALWIAKETKIDVPENTIILAAICKEVGQKEVLTREKLSPILAVLEAKSTEEGIELANQMVLFNGLGHSAVIHSNDQEVIKAFGKKLKVIRIIANSPATFGGIGNIYNRFIPSLTLGCGSYGNNSVGDNVSAIHLLNIKKIGERKNNMQWFKIPSKIYFEKDSIEYIRQMHDVTKAIIITDRMMVDLGYVKKVTDQLELRRNHVSVQLFCDVEADPSLETVLKGYQLMKSFEPDTIIAIGGGSPMDAAKAMWLFYENPDIDFNDLKQKFMDIRKRAFRYPELGKKTKLVCIPTTSGTGSEVTPFAVITDTKNHKKYPLADYSLTPTVAIIDPALTLTQPKSVTADTGMDVLTHAVEAYVSVLASDYTDALAIQTIKLVFKYLKKAYDNGNDFLAREKMHNASTMAGMAFGNAFLGISHSMAHKVGGNFHIPHGRINAILLPYVIRYNGTVPNKLSTWPKYQSYIADERYYELAVEIGLKPKTTQEGVQMFAKACYDLAVSLNIKMSFMDQNICENEYFDKIEEIAYLAYEDQCSTANPRLPLVSDMKEILKNAYYGINETETKK, encoded by the coding sequence ATGCAAGAAAAAGATTTATCTTTAAAAGATACAATTGATTCGCTAGTTTTAAAAGGAAAAAAGGCACTGGATCTATATTATGATTTGACACAAGAAGATGTTGATCATATAGTTGCCAAGGTCTCTGTTTCTGCTATAGATGCTCATGGCATTTTAGCTAAGGTTGCAATAGACGAAACCAAAAGAGGAGTCTTTGAGGATAAGGCTACTAAAAACTTATTTTCAGTTGAATATGTTATTAATCATATGAGACATTTAAAAACTGTTGGTATTATATCAGAAGATAAAGTAACTGGTATTACTTTAGTTGCAGATCCGGTTGGCGTAATTTGTGCAATCACACCAGTAACAAACCCTACATCAACGACAATCTTTAAATCATTAATTGCACTAAAAACAAGAAATCCAATTATATTTGCGTTTCATCCAAATGCTCAAAAATCATCCATGCTAGCAGCAAAAATAGTATATGAAGCAGCACTTGAAGCAGGCGCTCCTAAAAACTGTATCCAGTGGATTGAAACACCCTCAATGGAGGCAACAAGTCTTTTAATGAATCACAAAGATATTGCAACCATTCTTGCAACAGGTGGGAATGCCATGGTAAAAGCTGCGTATTCATGCGGTAAACCTGCACTAGGCGTTGGAGCAGGAAATGTTCCAGCATATATAGAAAAAACAGCACTGCTCAAACAAGCAGTCAATGATGTAGTTATGTCAAAAGCATTTGATAATGGAATGATTTGTGCTTCTGAACAAGCATTAATTATCGATAAAGAAGTGTATAAAGAGACTGTTCAACTACTTGAACGATATGGTGTATACTTTTTAAATAATGAAGAAAAAACTAAAATAGAAAAATTTGCCTTTTCAAAAGAACAAAAACTTAATCCTGATATTGTAGGAAAATCTGCCTTATGGATTGCTAAAGAAACTAAAATAGATGTGCCAGAAAATACAATTATACTAGCTGCTATATGTAAAGAAGTAGGGCAAAAAGAGGTTTTAACAAGAGAAAAACTATCTCCTATTCTTGCGGTGTTAGAAGCTAAAAGTACAGAAGAAGGAATAGAACTTGCTAATCAAATGGTTCTGTTTAATGGATTAGGGCATAGTGCAGTGATTCACTCTAACGACCAAGAAGTTATTAAAGCATTTGGGAAGAAACTTAAAGTAATTAGAATTATTGCGAATTCACCTGCAACATTTGGAGGCATAGGTAACATATACAATAGATTTATCCCTTCCCTTACCTTAGGATGTGGCTCGTATGGTAACAATTCTGTCGGTGATAATGTATCAGCAATCCACCTTCTTAACATTAAAAAAATAGGAGAGAGAAAAAATAATATGCAATGGTTTAAAATACCTTCTAAAATATATTTTGAAAAAGACTCCATTGAGTATATTAGACAAATGCATGATGTCACTAAGGCAATCATCATTACTGATAGAATGATGGTTGATTTAGGATATGTAAAAAAAGTAACAGATCAATTAGAACTGAGAAGAAATCACGTATCTGTTCAACTATTTTGTGATGTAGAAGCTGACCCATCACTAGAGACCGTTTTAAAGGGGTATCAATTGATGAAATCCTTTGAGCCGGATACAATTATAGCTATAGGTGGTGGATCTCCTATGGATGCTGCTAAGGCTATGTGGTTATTTTATGAAAACCCAGATATTGACTTTAATGATCTAAAACAAAAATTTATGGATATTAGAAAAAGAGCATTTAGATATCCAGAGCTAGGTAAAAAAACAAAACTTGTATGTATACCTACAACATCAGGAACAGGAAGCGAAGTTACACCATTTGCAGTGATTACAGATACTAAAAACCATAAAAAGTATCCATTAGCAGATTATTCATTAACCCCTACGGTTGCGATTATTGACCCAGCCCTTACTCTTACTCAACCAAAAAGTGTTACAGCTGATACAGGAATGGATGTTTTAACTCATGCAGTTGAAGCTTATGTTTCTGTTCTAGCAAGTGATTATACAGATGCACTTGCTATCCAAACAATCAAATTAGTTTTTAAATACTTAAAGAAAGCTTATGATAATGGAAATGACTTTCTTGCAAGAGAAAAAATGCATAATGCATCAACGATGGCCGGTATGGCATTTGGTAATGCATTTTTAGGTATCAGTCATTCAATGGCGCATAAAGTAGGAGGTAATTTCCATATTCCACACGGTAGAATTAACGCAATCTTACTACCGTATGTCATCAGATATAATGGTACAGTACCTAATAAACTTTCTACATGGCCTAAGTATCAATCATATATTGCCGATGAAAGATACTATGAATTAGCAGTCGAAATAGGATTAAAGCCTAAAACAACTCAAGAAGGGGTTCAAATGTTTGCCAAAGCATGTTACGACTTAGCTGTTTCTTTAAATATTAAAATGAGTTTTATGGATCAAAATATTTGTGAAAATGAGTACTTTGATAAAATAGAAGAAATAGCTTATCTTGCTTATGAGGATCAATGTAGTACTGCAAATCCAAGATTACCTTTAGTTTCTGACATGAAAGAAATATTAAAAAATGCTTATTATGGTATAAATGAAACTGAAACGAAAAAATAG
- a CDS encoding lipoate--protein ligase, with amino-acid sequence MILVKHHNEGNLKPFFYFKLEEYVLNHLLKEGESYFFTWEISGVIVGKNQVIENEVNLAYLKEHNIPLYRRPTGGGCVYADHRNTMFTIVTKKKDKNFSFKDYLTQVVDAFKPLGINLEFSGRNDILFEGKKVSGTSFMQNENGMIMHGTLLYDCDVETMVRAISPSDEKLISKGIESVRSRVVNLKPYLNGMTQEQLIAHLKKELTDQVYEISPEEVEMLQEEAKYYASEEWIYRLQPKHNKILKRRFKFGSLEALLEINKGVLEELSLKGDFFHKQDNLSEFTEKFRRIPYTKEGIKNVLDTVSISDYIIDADNNDIYELLQEGIITL; translated from the coding sequence GTGATTTTAGTTAAACATCATAACGAAGGAAATCTTAAACCATTTTTCTATTTTAAATTAGAAGAATATGTATTAAATCATTTATTAAAAGAAGGAGAATCATACTTTTTTACTTGGGAAATCAGCGGTGTTATTGTTGGTAAAAATCAAGTGATAGAAAATGAAGTTAACTTAGCCTATTTAAAAGAACATAATATCCCGCTATACAGAAGACCTACTGGTGGTGGTTGTGTTTATGCAGATCATAGAAATACCATGTTTACAATCGTTACTAAGAAAAAAGATAAAAACTTTAGTTTTAAAGACTACCTAACACAAGTAGTTGATGCCTTTAAACCGCTTGGTATTAACCTGGAATTTAGTGGTAGAAACGATATTTTATTTGAAGGCAAAAAAGTTTCAGGCACATCTTTCATGCAAAACGAAAACGGCATGATCATGCACGGAACACTCTTATATGATTGTGATGTAGAAACAATGGTTCGTGCGATTAGTCCAAGTGACGAAAAACTGATTTCAAAAGGGATAGAAAGTGTTCGCTCTAGAGTTGTTAATTTAAAACCTTACTTAAACGGCATGACACAAGAACAATTAATTGCTCACTTGAAAAAAGAGTTAACTGACCAAGTATATGAAATCAGTCCAGAAGAAGTAGAAATGTTACAAGAAGAAGCTAAATATTACGCCTCTGAAGAATGGATTTATAGATTACAACCCAAACATAATAAAATACTTAAAAGAAGATTTAAGTTTGGTAGTCTTGAAGCCTTGTTAGAAATCAATAAAGGTGTTTTAGAAGAATTAAGTTTAAAAGGAGATTTTTTCCATAAACAAGATAATCTAAGCGAATTTACGGAAAAATTTAGAAGAATACCTTATACTAAAGAAGGTATTAAAAATGTTTTAGATACTGTTTCTATATCTGATTATATTATAGATGCAGATAATAATGATATTTACGAATTATTACAAGAAGGAATTATTACGCTTTAG
- a CDS encoding glycine cleavage system protein H produces MKKFHKNHLWIKIEGNTAKVGLTSFKLADIGALNFLDLPEEGTRVLKDEGFGSYESTKTTGTFISPVSGVITKVNKDILDNPSSYDMMASEEAILELSDINLDEVNELLTEEEYEAYLENIEH; encoded by the coding sequence ATGAAAAAATTTCATAAAAATCATCTTTGGATTAAAATAGAAGGAAATACAGCAAAAGTTGGATTAACATCATTTAAACTCGCTGATATTGGAGCTTTAAATTTCTTAGATTTACCAGAAGAAGGCACGAGAGTTTTAAAAGATGAAGGATTCGGATCGTACGAAAGTACTAAAACAACAGGAACATTTATTTCACCTGTAAGCGGCGTTATTACAAAAGTAAATAAAGATATCTTAGATAACCCAAGTTCATATGATATGATGGCATCAGAAGAAGCAATCTTAGAACTAAGTGACATTAATTTAGATGAAGTTAATGAACTTTTAACTGAAGAAGAATACGAAGCATATCTAGAAAATATTGAACACTAA
- a CDS encoding YceD family protein yields the protein MKLDLQTLPDIYPFEEELNLSSYIKESHQILNLDHVFVKGTIEKRLDYCIVKINVKTDASLACALTLKEVITPLDFSETIIFGEHDDADYALEKTLDLDPIIFAYILSEKPYSVFHKDASHEEFEEKKVNSAFENLKDLL from the coding sequence ATGAAACTTGATTTACAAACCTTACCAGATATATATCCATTTGAAGAAGAACTTAACTTAAGCTCATATATTAAGGAAAGTCACCAAATTCTTAATTTAGACCATGTATTTGTTAAAGGCACAATTGAAAAACGCCTTGACTATTGTATAGTTAAGATTAATGTTAAAACAGATGCTTCGCTTGCATGTGCATTGACATTAAAAGAAGTCATTACACCACTTGATTTTTCAGAAACAATTATATTTGGTGAACATGATGATGCAGACTATGCACTTGAAAAAACCTTGGATTTAGATCCAATTATATTCGCTTATATCCTATCTGAAAAGCCTTACTCAGTATTTCATAAAGATGCTTCTCACGAAGAGTTTGAAGAAAAAAAAGTAAATAGCGCTTTTGAGAATTTGAAAGATCTACTTTAA
- the rpmF gene encoding 50S ribosomal protein L32 codes for MAVPFRRTGKTAKRKRRTHFKLSAPALVVCPQTGEFTLPHRVTPNSGYYKGQLVLEKKESK; via the coding sequence ATGGCAGTTCCGTTTAGAAGAACAGGTAAGACAGCTAAAAGAAAACGTCGTACACACTTTAAATTAAGTGCTCCAGCGTTAGTAGTTTGCCCACAAACAGGTGAATTCACTTTACCACATAGAGTTACTCCAAACAGTGGTTATTACAAAGGTCAACTTGTTTTAGAAAAAAAAGAATCTAAATAA
- a CDS encoding ABC transporter permease: MFLAYKEMKFNKLKFSLIILLIVLITYLVYFLTALAYGLASSYTNGLDKTKTNYIVLSENANDNIMMSVLTDKEFNLVNGHEAKEKLGLFPAVIFNNNITNKDTKEEVYVFGIENISFFIPGETKALKENEIIVDSKLKSLGYEIGHEIGFSNSEMKLKIVGFTNNSTYQTAPIIYANLQTWKNYRFNQQTTEGYFNAIFIKGEKNNVEGLTFYSLSEFAYKLPGYSAQVLTFSLMIVFLIVIIAFVLGIFIYVLTIQKSSMFGVMKAQGISNLYIGSSVVIQTILIVFIGALIGFILTIISVFALKSKVPLASNYYFYLYTTLAFFMFAVLGGVFSVKSIIKIDPLKAIG, translated from the coding sequence ATGTTTTTAGCATATAAAGAAATGAAGTTTAATAAATTAAAATTCAGTCTCATTATATTATTGATTGTGTTAATTACTTATTTAGTGTATTTCTTAACTGCACTAGCATACGGCTTAGCATCATCTTATACAAACGGATTAGATAAAACTAAAACAAACTATATTGTCTTAAGTGAAAATGCCAATGACAATATCATGATGTCAGTTTTAACAGACAAAGAATTTAATTTAGTAAATGGTCATGAAGCAAAAGAAAAGTTAGGATTATTTCCAGCAGTTATTTTTAATAACAATATAACAAATAAGGATACCAAAGAAGAAGTCTATGTATTTGGTATTGAAAACATCTCATTTTTTATTCCTGGAGAAACCAAAGCCTTAAAAGAAAATGAAATCATTGTAGACAGTAAATTAAAATCTTTAGGATATGAAATAGGTCATGAAATAGGCTTTTCTAATAGTGAAATGAAACTTAAAATAGTAGGATTCACTAATAATTCCACGTATCAAACAGCCCCTATCATTTATGCTAACTTACAAACATGGAAAAACTATCGATTCAATCAACAAACCACAGAAGGATACTTTAATGCAATTTTCATTAAAGGAGAAAAAAACAACGTAGAAGGCCTAACTTTCTACAGCCTTTCTGAATTTGCCTATAAACTACCTGGGTATAGTGCGCAAGTCTTAACCTTTAGTTTAATGATTGTCTTCTTAATTGTGATTATTGCCTTTGTTTTAGGTATTTTCATCTATGTTTTAACCATTCAAAAATCAAGCATGTTTGGTGTAATGAAGGCACAGGGTATTTCTAACTTATATATTGGAAGTTCAGTTGTTATACAAACTATTCTAATCGTATTTATAGGAGCTTTAATAGGCTTTATTTTAACAATCATCTCTGTTTTTGCTCTTAAGAGTAAAGTGCCTCTAGCCTCTAATTATTACTTCTATTTATATACGACACTTGCTTTCTTTATGTTTGCAGTTTTAGGTGGTGTCTTCTCAGTTAAATCAATTATTAAAATAGATCCGTTAAAGGC